Genomic segment of Polycladomyces abyssicola:
GGATACCGTCGAACAATTTCTAAATGAACTGTGAAAGCGAGGGGGAAGGGATGAAACTACTTGCAGTGACGGCTTGTCCGGTTGGTATCGCTCACACGTACATTGCCGCTGAAAAGTTGAAGAAAGCGGCGGAAGAGTCCGGACATACGATCAAAGTGGAAACTTGGGGATCTATCGGTGTGGAAAATGCTTTCACTCAAGAAGAGATTCTGGAAGCGGACGGGATCATTCTGGCCGCGGATAAGGATGTGGACAAGCAACGTTTCCACGGTAAACGGGTTTTGGAATGTTCGGTGCAGGATGCGATCCATCGACCGGAAGAGTTGTTGAAACGCTTCGCTGAGGGCAATGTTCCCGTATACCGGGACCCGGAAAAAGTGGCACGGGAACGGGAGGACACACAAGCGCAAAAGACGGAATCACAGCGGTCCTTTTATCGCAACCTCATGAGCGGGGTTTCCTATATGATCCCGTTCGTGGTGGTCGGCGGATTGTTGATCGCATTGTCGCTCGGGTTCGGAGGAAAACCCACTCCCGAAGGTTTTGTGGTTCCCGAGCATTCATTCTGGAAACCGTTACTGGAGGTAGGCAAGGCCGGTTTTCTGTTCATGGTCCCTATCTTGGCCGGATTTATTGCTTACAGTATCGCGGATCGTCCTGGTCTGGCTCCCGGTATGATCGGTGGTTATATTGCGGCTAACGGGAGTTTTTACGGCAGCGAAGCGGGTGCCGGGTTCATCGGTGGGATTATCGCCGGATTTCTGGCGGGCTACATTGCCAAAGGCATCAAGTCTTTGCGTGTTCCGAAGATGATTCAGCCCATCATGCCCATTTTGGTGATTCCGCTGGTCACGTCCATTTTGGTCGCTGTTCTCTTTATCTATGTGATTGGTGCACCCATATCTGCTATCATGACAGGGTTGACCGATTGGCTCAACGGTATGCAAGGTGCCAGCAAAGTGGTGTTGGCGCTGATTTTGGGGGCGATGATTGCTTTTGACATGGGCGGCCCGATCAACAAAGTGGCATTTCTGTTCGGAGCGGCGATGATCGGTCAAGGACAGCCCTTTATCATGGGAGCAATCGCTGCTGCCATTTGCACGCCACCGCTGGGCATGGGTTTGGCAACACTCCTGGATAAACGAAAATATTACCCTGAAGAATGGGAGGCAGGGAAAGCAGCTTTGGCCATGGGACTGGTTGGAATCACGGAAGGGGCGATTCCGTTTGCATCCCGGGATCCTCTCCGTGTCATCCCCAGCATCATGATCGGTTCCATGGTGGCGGCCGTTATCGCCATGCTGGGAGGCGTCACCGACCATGTGCCGCATGGGGGTCCGATTGTGGCGGTATTCCAAGCTGTTGACCATGTTCCGATGTTTGCCTTTGCCATCGTGGTGGGGACGGTTGTAACGGCATTGTTGGTAAATGCACTGAAAAAAAAGGTCTCCGATGGTAAGTAAGAAAACACGGGCGAGGGGTGGAGAAAATGAACATGGCACAATTGATTACTGAGGATTTGATTAATTTGCAATTAAACGGTTGCCATAAAGAAGAGGTTTTAGATGAAATGATTCAAATGTTGGATCGTGCGGGTGTACTCATCGATGCCTCAAGGTTCAGGGAAGCCGTCATAGAACGCGAGAAACAAGGCCATACCGGAATCGGGTTCGGTATCGCCATCCCGCATGGCAAATCAGATGCTGTGAAAACACCGCGTGTCGCATTCGGCATGAAAAAGGAAGGATTGGTGTGGGACTCATCAGGAGAAAAGGTTCAGTTGGTCTTCCTAATCGCTGTACCCGAAAAACAAGCCGGAAATGAGCATTTACAAATCCTTCGGTTATTAGCACAAAAACTGATCGACGAGAAGTTTCGAAACGCTTTGCAGGAGGTAGCGACGAAGGAGAAGGCGCTCCAATTGTTGGCTGCGGTCTAGGTAATTGATCCGTATCGCAAGCATCATTTATCCGGCGGGCACCGATTTCCCGTCTCCGCTCCGCACCTCGACGGGAAATTCGGTCCCGCTCCTCAAATGTGTGCGTGTTAACCACATTGTCACGATTTCTCGCTTTTCCGGATCTCTCTTTAAGATTGCCCCTGAAAGTCAAACAAAGTCGAAGATATTCTCTGTATCGGAGGTGGTTGTTTGTTGCAACCGGCGCCTATTTTTCTCAAACCGGTGTTCAAGGAGCGGATTTGGGGTGGATATACGCTGAGAGAAAGGTTTCATTACGACATTCCGTCCGAAAAAACCGGCGAATGTTGGGCGATCTCCGCACATCCGAACGGGCAGAGCACCGTAGCGGATGGTCCCTATGCGGGTTGGAAACTGGGAGAGCTGTGGAATCATCATCGGGAGCTGTTCGGTCACCATCCGTCCGAATCGTTTCCCCTTTTGGTCAAAATATTGGATACGAACGATGATCTCTCCGTTCAGGTGCACCCGGACGACTCATATGCCAACCGATGGGAGCGGGGAGAAAACGGCAAAACGGAATGTTGGTACGTAATTGATTGCACCGATGACGCAGAGATGGTCTATGGTCATTCGGCACAAACCCGGGAAGAATTTGAGGAACGATTGCAAAAGGGGGAATGGGACCGGTTACTGCATCGGGTCAAAGTAAAACCGGGAGATTTTTTCTACGTACCCAGCGGTACCGTTCATGCACTTGGTGCGGGAATGTTGGTGTTGGAAACGCAACAAAATTCTGATACCACTTACCGACTATACGATTACGACCGGGTCGACACAGCGGGAAACAAAAGGGAATTGCACATCGAGCGGGCGTTGGATGTGATCCGGTACCCTCATCGGGACGCGGTTTGCTGCCCGCAAGTAAGTAAGGTGCCGGGTGGGAGTGTCACCACCTTCATCACATGTGACTATTTCACAGTTCAAAAATGGGATGTCAACGGGAACATGGACTTGTGGCAACCACACGCTTTCATGAATGTCAGCGTCATCGACGGGAACGGGGAGTTGGTCAGTGATTCAGGTGCCCGTTCCGTCAAAAAAGGAGATCATTTCATTTTACCGTACGGGATCGGACAAGTACGGTTGACGGGAGAATTGACGCTGATCATTTCTTTTCCGTGAATGCCTAAGAACCGCCCAAGCGGGTCGGGAATATCCTGTTTCTGGCATATCACCATGAGCAGGAGGAATCGTGATGCGCTTGGGTCGAACGCTGTGTTGGTTGGCGTTGACGTTGGGGTGGGTTCTGGCTTTGTCGCCAACGATGCAGGCTGCCTCCCCGTCAACGGAACATGAACGGGCATCGTCGAAGCCGTTGATGAGATCGACGGTATCGACGCCGGTACTGTCGGAAAAAACGTTGCGGGTCGGTCGGTTATCCCGTTATTTTCAGCAGGCGGCCAAAGAGTTCGGATTGCCCGTACAGGTATTGAAGGCTGTGGGTTATGCCGAATCTCGATGGATGGATCACGGAGGGAAACCGAGTCAATTGAACGGATACGGAATCATGCACTTGGCGGACAATCCCAACAACCACACATTGAAAGAAGCGGCTCGCTTGTTGGGCGTGTCGGTGAAAACGTTGAAAACCGATGTTAAGCAGAATATCAGGGGATCGGCCGCTGTCATGGCACAGGAAGCACGCC
This window contains:
- the manA gene encoding mannose-6-phosphate isomerase, class I encodes the protein MQPAPIFLKPVFKERIWGGYTLRERFHYDIPSEKTGECWAISAHPNGQSTVADGPYAGWKLGELWNHHRELFGHHPSESFPLLVKILDTNDDLSVQVHPDDSYANRWERGENGKTECWYVIDCTDDAEMVYGHSAQTREEFEERLQKGEWDRLLHRVKVKPGDFFYVPSGTVHALGAGMLVLETQQNSDTTYRLYDYDRVDTAGNKRELHIERALDVIRYPHRDAVCCPQVSKVPGGSVTTFITCDYFTVQKWDVNGNMDLWQPHAFMNVSVIDGNGELVSDSGARSVKKGDHFILPYGIGQVRLTGELTLIISFP